In Rana temporaria chromosome 3, aRanTem1.1, whole genome shotgun sequence, a single window of DNA contains:
- the LOC120930950 gene encoding transcription factor HES-7.1-like: protein MKPVIEKRRRDRINQSLEHLRTLLLEATHDESLKNPKAEKADILKKTVQFLKLCHNSGPEEAKKKPGFDGGFHEGLSQATHFLNSTSTICERKRDYVVEKLCEHMEEKSPNDWGDSTSDESFNADHSQVLPSPSQIPRLPKDHLTLCPESHPCRPFLHYPSPSSSSETPTSEQIQQTTTHTSQPNSCRKSAQRTLFPPTAPTPPLAPTLVWRPWP, encoded by the exons ATGAAGCCAGTCATAGAGAAACGCAGGAGGGACCGAATTAACCAGAGTCTCGAACATCTAAGGACACTTCTATTGGAGGCTACTCATGATGAG TCTTTAAAGAATCCAAAAGCTGAAAAAGCGGATATTTTGAAGAAGACAGTGCAATTTCTGAAGCTATGTCATAATTCAG GGCCAGAAGAAGCCAAGAAAAAACCTGGGTTTGATGGTGGGTTTCATGAAGGATTGAGCCAAGCCACACATTTTCTAAATTCCACATCTACAATATGCGAGAGGAAAAGGGATTATGTTGTTGAAAAGCTAtgtgaacacatggaggagaaaAGCCCTAATGATTGGGGGGATTCTACATCAGATGAATCTTTCAATGCTGACCACAGCCAAGTCCTACCAAGCCCTTCCCAAATCCCAAGACTCCCAAAAGACCATTTAACACTGTGCCCTGAAAGCCATCCCTGTCGACCCTTCCTACACTACCCTTCTCCCTCCAGCTCATCAGAAACGCCCACTTCTGAACAAATACAACAGACTACGACACACACATCCCAACCCAACAGCTGCAGGAAGTCTGCACAAAGGACTCTCTTCCCTCCGACTGCACCCACGCCCCCTCTCGCCCCAACGCTTGTGTGGAGACCCTGGCCATAG